In Bacillus thuringiensis, the DNA window TTATGACAACATATACGAGTGAAATGAGAAAAAGTTTAGTTTCAGAAGAAGATGTAGATATTTTAAAAATTATGGCGCACCCAATCCGCTTACAAATTGTAAATGAATTAAGTACGAGAAAAACTTGTAATGTAACACAACTAACAGAATTGCTAAATATCCCACAATCGACTGTTTCGCAACATTTATCAAAAATGAAAGGTAAAGTGTTACGAGCTGAGAGAAGAGGTTTAGAAATTTATTATCATATTAATAATCTAAAAGCGAGTAAGATTGTAAGTGTTTTAGGATATATAAACTAATGAAGTATTTTCATATAAAATAGCCGCTGCTGGTGAGCAGGGGCTATTTTGTGTTGTATTATGTATTCGTTTTTAAAATTTTATAGTTTTTATGATTTACAATTGTTCGATCAAATTCAAAAGTACCACCGCTTACATTTGCAATTTCAACTAAGACCGATTCAGTATAAAGTTTTAGTACAGATCCCGTAATCTTTAAATTATTTCGTTGAAAAAGTATAGTATCCCCTACGTTTGCTTTCATAGTACCTCCTCATTAAAGATAGAAATGTTTTTTTATTATATATATTAAACCACGTATAGGTATATTAGTGAATATTTAGTTTTATTTATCAAAAAAATTTGTGGTTTTATAAAAAATAAAATACATCGTATTGTGAAAAAATTTTTCTATTTGCATCTAAATATTAAAATATCACAATCTAAAAATATTATAAAATGAGACATGATTTTTATAAAAGAAGATGATAAAACAGTTGTAAGTTGCATTGAAACTAAACATTATAATAGCTACTTACGTATTTAATAATTCGTTTTTTG includes these proteins:
- a CDS encoding YkvS family protein; protein product: MKANVGDTILFQRNNLKITGSVLKLYTESVLVEIANVSGGTFEFDRTIVNHKNYKILKTNT
- a CDS encoding ArsR/SmtB family transcription factor, translating into MTTYTSEMRKSLVSEEDVDILKIMAHPIRLQIVNELSTRKTCNVTQLTELLNIPQSTVSQHLSKMKGKVLRAERRGLEIYYHINNLKASKIVSVLGYIN